In the Aeromicrobium fastidiosum genome, CACGCTGCTGGTCAGTCTCAAGAAGGTCTCGGGCGTGCTCAACAGCCGCAACGACCAGCTGACGACGCTGTTCAAGGACGCCGACACGTTGTTCCGTGCGATCAGCGCCCGCCGTGACTCGATCCACCGGTTGCTGGTGTCGACGCAGACCATCTCGGCGCAGCTGCGCGGCCTGGTCAAGGACACCCAGTCCGATCTGCTGCCGGCGCTGCAGCAGCTCGACACCGTCACCGACATGCTCCGCAAGAACGAAGCCAGCCTCGACGAGGCGCTGCGGGTCTACCCGGGCTTCACGACGGTGTTCTCCAACGCCCTCGGCACCGGCCCCTGGTTCGACACCTACCTCGGTGGCCTGACGTCGCTGTCCGGTCTCGGCGAGAATCTCGCCGACCAGCTCAGGAAGGTACTCAACCCATGAGCAGCTCCGGATTCGCCCAGCGCTTCGCCGGTTTCTCCAAGGTCCTCGCGGCCGTCGTCGTGGTGCTGCTGATCGCCGCGACCCTGCTGTTCCTGAGCAATGGCGACGGCAAGCGCTACCTCACGGTCGACTTCGACCAGACCAACTCGGTCTACAAGGGCTCAGACGTCAAGATCCTCGGTGTCCCGGTCGGCAAGGTCGAGAGCCTGACCCCGCGCGGCAAGGTCGTGCGGGTCAAGATCGCCTACGACGGCAAGCAGAAGCTGCCCGCCGACGTCAAGGCCGTCGTGGTCTCGCCGTCGATCGTGGGCGACCGCTTCATCCAGCTGGCTCCCGCCTACAACGGTGGCGCGGTGCTCAAGGACGACGCCTACCTGCCGGTCGAGCGCACCGCCGTCCCGGTCGAGCTCGACGCGGTCTACCAATCGCTCGACGACCTCTCGGTGGCCCTCGGACCCGAGGGCGCCAACCAGCAGGGCCCGCTCAGCAAGCTGGTCGACGGCACCGCCGCGCAGCTCGACGGCCAGGGAGCCCAGGTCAACGAGACGCTCAAGAACTTCGGCAAGCTCAGCACGACGCTGTCCAACAACAAGGACGAGCTGTTCGGCAGCCTGCGCGAGGTCAACGAGTTCGTGAGCCTGCTCAAGACCAACGACTCCTCGGTGCGGGCCTTCAACGACAGCACGGCACAGGTCTCGACGGTGCTCGAGGGCGAGCGCGACGACCTCGCGGCCACCCTCGAGGCGCTCAGCAAGGCGCTCGTCGACGTCAACGGCCTGGTCAAGGAGAACCGCTCGGCGCTGCGGGGCAACGTCGACAACATCGCCTCGCTGGCCAATGTCCTGGCCAAGCGCAAGGACGAGCTCGAGAAGATCACGATCGCGGCACCGACGGCGCTGTCCAACGTCGCCCTGGCGTACAACGGCAAGACCGGCACGCTCGACACCCGCGCCGACATCCCGGAGGTGCTGAGCGGCATTCTGGGCAGTCCCACCGACCTGTTGTGCAACCTGCTGGGCGAGACGCCGCAGCAGGGCGGTCTGTGCTCCACGCTGACAGGCCTGCTCGACGGCCTCGGTGGCCTGGTGCCGGGCATCCCGGGCGTGCCCGGGCTCAACCGCACCGGTGCCGCCAGCGCGGCACCGGCCCCACCGGTCGAGAAGGTCAACTCCTCGATCGCCGAGATGCTGGCGGTGCAGTGATGAGAGCACGGACCATGCGACGAGGACTCCGCGCGGCAGCCCTGACGGCGGCAGCCGCCGTCGCGCTCAGCGGCTGCGGGTTCTCCCCCTACCAGCTGCCGCTGCCCGGCGGTGCCGATGTCGGCGACGACCCCTACTCGGTCAAGATCGCCTTCCGCGACGTGCTCGACCTCGTGCCGCAGAGCGCGGTCCGGGTCAACGACATCGCTGTCGGCAAGGTCACCGACATCAAGCTCGACGGCTGGACGGCCATGGTCACGGTCAAGATCAACCGCAACGCCAAGCTGCCCGACAACGCCGTCGCCACGATCCGTCAGACCAGCCTGCTCGGCGAGAAGTTCGTCTCGCTGGCACCTCCGACGACGGGCGCAGTTGGGGTGCTCGGCAACGGTGACGAGATCCCGCTCGACCGGTCGGGCCGCAACCCGGAGATCGAGGAGGTGCTCGGTGCCGCGTCGCTGCTGTTCAACGGCGGTGGCCTCGAGAAGACCAACACGATCGTCCGCGAGCTCAACAACGCACTCGGCGGCAACGAGCCCGAGATCAGGGAGCTGCTGTCGACGACGTCCGAGTTCATCGGCCAGCTCGACCAGAACAAGGAAGCGCTGCTGACGTCCCTCGAGAAGGTCAACCGGCTCGCGATCGCGGCCAACGACCAGACCGACTCGATCACCGGTGCCCTCGACGAGCTGCCCGAGGCGCTGCGCGTGGTCAACGGCCAGCGCGACGAGCTCGTGGGCCTGCTGCAGTCGCTCGACCGTCTCGGTGACGTCGCGACCGGGGTCATCCGCACCTCCAAGGCCGACACCGTCGCGGATCTCAAGGCGCTCGTCCCGACCCTGACCAACCTGTCTCGCGCGGGCGACGACCTCGCGACGTCGACGCAGGCGCTGCTGTCCTTCCCGTTCACCGACGGCTTCGTCGGCGGCAGCGTGGCCAGCGCGACGGGACGCTGCCAGGACGAGGGCAACGGTCAGAAGGAGATCAAGGAGGGCGCGTGCTTCGGCGACTTCGCCAACCTCTCGGTCAAGCTCAACATCGGTGTCGAGCAGCTCACCAACATCCTGGGCAACTTCGACCTCGGCGGACTGCTGGGCACGCCCACGGGCTCGACCCCGAGCACCGCCGACATCCCCGACGTCCAGCCGACGACCCCCCAGGGAGAGCCGACCACCGATCCCGCCGCCGACCCCACGGCCGGACTGCGTGACCTCGTGTCCAACCTGGTGCCCGGCGGATCGGGCCTGCCCGACCTGGGCCTGAACGGTGGACAGCCGTCGTCGGGAGCCACGCCGGCCCCTGCCGCGACGACGCCGACCAAGGCGCCCGCCGGCTTCCTGTGCTCGCTGCTCGGCAGCTGCCGGGCACCCGTGGCCAACAGTCCGTCGCCGGCTCTGTCGACGCTGCTGATCGATCCGGTGGTGGCGCCGTGATCACCAGGATGACCAAGATCCAGCTCGTGATCTTCGCGATCGTGACGATCATCGGTGGAGCGTTCGTCGGCGGACGCTACGCGCAGGTCGACCGGCTGGTCGTCGACCGCAGCTATCCGATCACGGCGCAGTTCAGCGACTCCGGCGGCATCTTCGCGGGGGCCCAGGTGACGTATCGCGGCATCCCGGTGGGCGAGGTCGCCAAGCTGCAGTTCGACAACGGCGGCGTCAAGGCGACGCTCGACATCGAGAACAGCGCTCCCGACATCCCCAGCGACGTCACGGCGATCGTGGCCAACAAGTCGGCGATCGGCGAGCAGTTCATCGACCTGCAGCCGCAGTCGGACGCCAAGCCGTACCTGGCGTCCGGATCGGTGATCCCGCTGGGACGCACGCGCATCCCGATCGACACCACGACACTGCTGGTCGACGTCAACAACCTCGTGACGTCCGTCGACACCGACAACCTGCGCACCGTCGTCGACGAGCTCGGACAGGCCTTCGAGGGCACCGGACCCGACCTCGCACGCATCCTCGACACCTCGTCGGACTTCATCCAGACGGCCGACGCCAACATCGACGTGACGCGCTCGCTCATCCGCGACTCCGACAGCGTGCTGCAGACGCAGATCGACAAGCGGGGCCAGCTCGCGACGTTCTCCAAGAACCTCGCGCTGCTCTCCGACACCCTCGTCGACGCCGATCCCGATCTGCGCCGTCTGCTCGACAAGGGCGGCGACAGCGCGGCGACGTTGCGCAAGGTCGTCGACGAGAACTCCGAAGACCTCGGCAACGCGATCCGCGACCTCGTCATCGCCAACAAGCCGCTGGCCGACAACGTGCTGGGCCTGCAGGCGGTCTTCATCCTCTACCCGTACCTGCTCGAGGGATCGTTCACGGCACTGGTCCCCAACGTGACGGGCGGCAAGGAGACCGGCGACTACAACGCCAAGTTCGGCCTCGTCCTCACGGACACCACGCCGACCTGCACGTACGCCCAGAACGGCGGCGACGCCTCGGGCTATCGCAAGCGTCTCGGCGAGGGCCGCATCTCTGACGTCCAGTTCGACGTGAACACGGACTGTAAGGTCAAGGACAACAAGATCGCCCGTCAGCCGTCCAAGACGGTGCTGCGTCGATCGGCCGCCGGTACGCCCTCCTACCAGGGCTCGACGGCAACTGGAAAGGACTCCTGGAAGTGGCTGTTGAGCGATCCGGTGAACCAGTAGCCTGGTCCGCCCGTACTCGGTCCATCCGCCTCCTCGCCGGGCTCTTCGGCCTGGGCGTCGTGCTCGCGCTGGTCGGTGTCGTGGTGCTGCCGGCCGTCGGTGACGACGGAGGCGACTCGGGCGAGCGCAACAAGGTCGTGGCGAGGGCCAACGACTTCGCGGTCGCCTACAACACCTACGACGTGGCCGATCTGGCCGATTACCAGAAGCGGCTCAAGGGCCTGCTGACGACGAGCTACGACAAGCAGTTCGTCGAGATCACCAACGCGGTCTTCGGCGCGCTCGAGAGCAAGCAGCAGAAGAGCGGCGACGCCAAGGTGCTCGGTGTCGCGATCGAGAGCATCGACGACGACTCGGCCACCGCGATCGTCGCGGTCGACGCCTCGATCACCAACACCGACAACGCGGCCGCGGTCGACCGACGCTTCCGCTGGAAGGTCACCTTCAGGAAGGTCAAGGGGGAGTGGCTGGTGTCGAACTTCGAGAGCGTCGCGTCGGTCGACGCCCAGGCGACCGCGGTGCCGTCCGATCCGTCGGCCACGGACCCGGCCCCGAGCGACGGCGCGACGACGCCCGCCCCGACAGGTGCCGCTCCGACCGAGCCCGCCGCCAGCGCACCTGCGCCGACCGAGGGAGCAGACCAGTGAGCGACTCCAACGGCCCCGTGCGCCGACGCCGCATCGCCGGCGAGGCCGCCCCCGCTGCTCCGGTGCAGAAGCCCGTCGTCAAGAAGGCCGCCAAGAAGCCGGCAGTCAAGAAGTCGTCGGCCGCGAAGGCCGCCGAGGGCAAGGCCTCGCCCGCTGCTGCGCCGTCGCCCGCGACCAAGAAGGCACCCGCTACCAAGAAGGCGCCCGCCACCAAGCCCGTGGGCACGGCCAAGGCCAAGGCCGCTGGTCCGTCGGTCGCGACCCCGGCACGCAAGCCGACCGTCACCAAGCCGGTCGTCGCGCCGAAGGTGCCCGGCCGGACGTCCGCGACGGCACCTGCCGACGACACGTCGCGCAACGACCGTCCGGCGGGCTCGCGCCCGTCCCGGCGTGACCTGCTGTGGCTCGTGCCGGCCACGCTGGTGACGATCGCGGCGCTCGTCGCGGGCGTGTGGTGCGTCGTTGCGCAGCCCGGTTCCGGCACGAGCGACAGCGACCTCGACACGTCGCGCCGGCAGGCCTCGTCGGCCGCGGCGAGCGCGTCCGAGGCGATCTTCTCGTTCCGCTACGACCAGCTCGATCAGCACCTCACGGCATCCAAGGCGCTCATGACGCCGGCGTTCGCCAAGGACTTCGACAAGATCGCGCCAGCCCTGACCGAGCTGGCTCCGCAGCGCAAGATCGTGGTGCAGGCGGTGGCGCGCGAATCGGGTGCCCTGCCGTGCGGAGACGACTGCTCGGCCACCCGGGCCGACGTGCTGGTGTTCGTCGACCAGGCGCGTCTGGTCGGCGACGACGCACAGCCCACGGTGTTCGCCAACCGCATCAAGGTGTCGATGGTCAAGGCCAAGGACGGCTGGCTCGTGTCCAACATCCGCGCCCTCTAGGTCGGGACCTTGGGCCCGTTGCCGGGCTTGCCCCGCGCAACCGAAACCTCTGCGGTTGCAGCGCGAAACCGCTGCAGCGTTGACGAAAAGCCAAATAGCGTCACCTATAAACCGGCTCTTGTCAAGACCCGCCCTTGCTTCGGCGTGGCTCCCGCGTTACACTGAACTTTCGCGCTCGCCTTGTCCTGCCCATCTCCTCACCGAGATGTCACGGCGCCCCTTGACCGGGGTCGATTGGCGTGCGCGGAGCACGACCTCACGAGCCACCCGCCTGCGAGCCCTTGGAAGGACCCCTCTTGGCCGCCTCGCGCACCTCCGCATCTGTTCAGCCCCGCCGTATCTCGTTCGCCAAAATTGCAGAACCCCTCGAGGTCCCAGAGCTTCTCGCTCTGCAGACCGACAGCTTCGCTTGGCTGATCGGCGACGAGAAGTGGCAGGAAGGTGTCGAAGCCGCTCTTGCAGCTGGCCGCACCGACGTGTCCACCAAGTCCGGTCTGGAGGAGATCTTCGAGGAGATCTCCCCGATCGAGGACTTCTCCGAGACGATGAGCCTGTCGTTCCGCGATCACCGCTTCGAGCCTCCGAAGTACTCGGTCGACGACTGCAAGGACCGCGACGTCACATACGCCGCGCCGCTGTTCGTCACCGCCGAGTTCATGAACAACGAGACCGGCGAGATCAAGAGCCAGACCGTCTTCATGGGCGACTTCCCGCTCATGACCGACAAGGGCACCTTCATCATCAACGGCACCGAGCGTGTCGTGGTGTCGCAGCTGGTCCGCTCGCCCGGTGTCTACTTCGAGCGCACGCCCGACAAGACGTCCGACAAGGACATCTACACGGCCAAGGTCATCCCCTCGCGCGGTGCCTGGCTCGAGTTCGAGATCGACAAGCGCGACATGGTCGGCGTCCGCCTCGACCGCAAGCGCAAGCAGAGCGTCACGGTGCTGCTCAAGGCCCTCGGCTGGACCGAGGCCCAGATCCTCGAGGAGTTCGGCCAGTACGAGTCGATCCGCCTGACCCTCGAGAAGGACAACACGGTCGGCCAGGACGACGCGCTGCTCGACATCTACCGCAAGCTGCGTCCGGGCGAACCGCCGAGCCGCGAAGCTGCCCAGACCCTTCTGGACAACTACTACTTCAACGCCAAGCGCTACGACACGGCCAAGGTCGGTCGCTACAAGATCAACAAGAAGCTCGGCGTCGACGAGGCCTTCGACCAGCAGACGCTGACGATCGACGACATCGTCTCGACGATCAAGTACATCGTCGCGCTGCACGCCGGTGAGACCGAGCTCGAGACGGCTGCCGGCTCGACGATCGTCGAGGCCGACGACATCGACCACTTCGGCAACCGCCGCATGCGGTCGGTCGGCGAGCTGATCCAGAACCAGCTCCGCACGGGCCTGGCCCGCATGGAGCGGGTCGTCCGCGAGCGCATGACGACCCAGGACGTCGAGGCCATCACGCCGCAGACCCTGATCAACATCCGCCCGGTCGTCGCGGCGCTGAAGGAGTTCTTCGGAACGTCGCAGCTGTCGCAGTTCATGGACCAGAACAACCCGCTCGCGGGCCTGACGCACAAGCGTCGTCTGTCGGCCCTCGGACCGGGTGGTCTGTCGCGTGAGCGCGCCGGCTACGAGGTCCGCGACGTCCACCCGTCGCACTACGGCCGCATGTGCCCCATCGAGACCCCCGAGGGCCCGAACATCGGCCTGATCGGCTCGCTGGCGTCGTACGGTCGCATCAACTCGTTCGGCTTCGTCGAGACCCCGTACCGCAAGGTCGTCGACGGCACCGTCACCGAGCAGATCGACTACCTGACCGCGACCGACGAGGACCGCTACATCGTCGCGCAGGCCAACTCGATCCTGACCGAGCAGTCGACCTTCGCCGAGGACATGGTCCTCGTGCGCCAGAAGGGTGGCGAGGCCGAGCTGCGTCCCGCCGCCGACGTCGACTACATGGACGTCTCGCCGCGTCAGATGGTGTCGGTGGCCACGGCCCTGATCCCGTTCCTCGAGCACGATGACGCCAACCGCGCCCTCATGGGCTCGAACATGCAGCGTCAGGCTGTCCCGCTGATCCGCAACGACGCGCCGCTCGTCGGCACCGGCATGGAGTTCCGTGCCGCCGTCGACGCCGGTGACGTCACGGTCGCCAAGGTCGCCGGCGTGGTCAACGAGGTGTCCGCGGACGCCATCGAGATCATGCAGGACGACGGTTCGTACTTCACGTACCGCCTGGCCAAGTTCAAGCGCTCCAACCAGGGCACCTGCACCAACCAGCGTCCGCTGGTGGCACACGGGCAGCGCGTCGAGGTCGGCACGCCGCTGGCCGACGGTCCCTGCACCGACGAGGGCGAGATGGCGCTGGGCACCAACCTGCTCGTCGCCTTCATGCCCTGGCAGGGTCACAACTACGAGGACGCGATCATCCTGTCCCAGCGTGTCGTCCAGGACGACCTGCTGACCTCGATCCACATCGAGGAGCACGAGGTCGACGCTCGCGACACCAAGCTCGGACCCGAGGAGATCACGCGGGACATCCCCAACGTCTCCGAGGAGATGCTGGCCGATCTCGACGAGCGCGGCATCATCCGCATCGGTGCCGAGGTCGGCAACGGTGACGTCCTGGTCGGCAAGGTCACGCCCAAGGGCGAGACCGAGCTGACGCCTGAGGAGCGACTGCTCCGGGCGATCTTCGGCGAGAAGGCGCGCGAGGTGCGCGACACCTCGCTCAAGGTCCCGCACGGCGAGTCCGGCACCGTCATCGGTGTGCGCGTGTTCGACTCCGCGGAGGGCGACGAGCTCTCCCCGGGCGTCAACCAGCTGGTTCGCGTCTACGTGGCCCAGAAGCGCAAGATCTCCAACGGTGACAAGCTCGCCGGTCGTCACGGCAACAAGGGCGTCATCTCCAAGATCAACCCGGTCGAGGACATGCCGTTCCTGGAGGACGGCACGCCCGTCGACATCGTCCTGAACCCCCTCGGCATCCCCGGACGCATGAACGTGGGACAGGTCCTGGAGACGCACCTCGGCTGGGTCGCCAAGACCGGCTGGGACATCACCGACATGAAGGACGAGTGGGCCGACCGCCTGCGCGCGATCGGTGCCGACCGTGCACCGCGCGACAGCAACGTCGCCACGCCGGTCTTCGACGGTGCCCGCGAGGACGAGATCCAGGGACTCCTGGCCTCGACCCTGCCCAACCGCGACGGTGAGCGCATGGTCAAGCGCGACGGCAAGGCCCGTCTGTTCGACGGCCGCACCGGCGAGCCCTTCCCCGACCCCGTGTCGGTGGGCTACATGTACCTGCTCAAGCTGCACCACCTGGTCGACGACAAGATCCATGCACGTTCCACGGGTCCGTACTCGATGATCACGCAGCAGCCCCTGGGCGGTAAGGCGCAGTTCGGCGGACAGCGTTTCGGTGAGATGGAGGTGTGGGCCCTCGAGGCCTACGGAGCGGCGTACGCGCTGCAGGAGCTCCTGACCATCAAGTCCGACGACATCCTCGGACGCGTCAAGGTCTACGAAGCCATCGTCAAGGGCGAGAACGTGCCGGAGCCGGGTATCCCGGAGTCCTTCAAGGTTCTCGTCAAGGAGATGCAGTCGCTGTGTCTCAACGTCGAGGTGCTCTCGAGCGACGGAACCGCTGTCGAGATGCGCGACGCCGAAGAGGATCTCTTCCGCGCCGCCGAAGAGCTCGGCATCGACCTGTCCCGGCGCGAGCCCTCCAGCGTGGAAGAAGTCTGAGCCTCGTCGAGGGGCCGTCGTCGCTGACGGCCCCTCGCACTCAGACCCTCCCGCCACTTAGCAAGAACCTCTGAAAGGGAAAGAAGACCAACGTGCTCGACGTGAACTTCTTCGATCAAATCCGGATCGGTCTCGCGACCGCCGACGACATCCGCGGATGGTCGTTCGGCGAGGTCAAGAAGCCTGAGACGATCAACTACCGCACGCTCAAGCCCGAGCGCGACGGACTCTTCTGCGAGAAGATCTTCGGCCCCACTCGCGACTGGGAGTGCTACTGCGGCAAGTACAAGCGCGTGCGCTTCAAGGGCATCATCTGCGAGCGCTGCGGCGTCGAGGTCACGCGGTCCAAGGTGCGCCGTGAGCGCATGGGCCACATCGAGCTCGCTGCTCCGGTCACGCACATCTGGTACTTCAAGGGTGTCCCCAGCCGTCTGGGCTACCTGCTCGACCTGGCACCGAAGGACCTCGAGAAGGTCATCTACTTCGCCGCCTACATGATCACGAAGGTCGACGAGGAGGCTCGTCACGCCGACCTGCCGAGCCTCGAGGCCAAGATCGACCTCGAGCGCCAGCAGCTCGAGAGCCGTCGTGACAACGAGGTCAACGAGCGCATGCAGAAGCTCGAGGAAGACCTCAAGGCCCTCGAGGACGAGGGTGCCAAGGCCGACGCCAAGCGCAAGGTCAAGGACTCCGCCGAGCGCGAGGCCAAGCAGCGTCGCGACCGCGCCCAGCGCGAGATCGACCGCCTCAACGAGGTCTGGGACCGCTTCACCAAGCTCAAGGTCCAGGACCTCGAGGGCGACGAGCTGCTCTACCGCGAGATGACGTACCGCTTCGGCAAGTACTTCGAGGGCTTCATGGGCGCCAAGGCGATCCAGCGTCGCCTGCAGGACTTCGACCTCGACGCCGAGCAGGAGTCGCTCAAGGAGATCATCGCGACGGGCAAGGGTCAGAAGAAGACCCGTGCGCTCAAGCGCCTCAAGGTCGTCGAGGCCTTCCGTGGCAGCAACAACGCCCCGGCCGGCATGGTCCTCGACGCGGTCCCGGTCATCCCGCCGGAGCTGCGTCCCATGGTCCAGCTCGACGGCGGTCGTTTCGCGACATCCGACCTCAACGACCTGTACCGCCGCGTGATCAACCGCAACAACCGGCTCAAGCGTCTGCTCGACCTCGGTGCGCCCGAGATCATCGTCAACAACGAGAAGCGGATGCTGCAGGAGGCCGTCGACTCGCTGTTCGACAACGGTCGCCGTGGTCGTCCCGTCACCGGGCCGGGCAACCGTCCGCTGAAGTCGATCTCCGACATGCTCAAGGGCAAGCAGGGTCGCTTCCGCCAGAACCTGCTCGGCAAGCGCGTCGACTACTCGGGCCGTTCGGTCATCATCGTCGGCCCGCAGCTCAAGCTGCACCAGTGCGGTCTGCCCAAGCAGATGGCGCTCGAGCTGTTCAAGCCGTTCGTCATGAAGCGGCTCGTCGACCTCAACCACGCGCAGAACATCAAGAGTGCCAAGCGCATGGTCGAGCGTGCTCGCCCGGTCGTGTGGGACGTCCTCGAAGAGGTCATCACCGAGCACCCCGTGCTGCTCAACCGTGCGCCCACGCTGCACCGTCTGGGCATCCAGGCGTTCGAGCCGCAGCTCATCGAGGGCAAGGCCATCCAGATCCACCCGCTCGTCTGCTCGGCGTTCAACGCCGACTTCGACGGTGACCAGATGGCCGTGCACCTGCCGCTGAGCGCCGAGGCCCAGGCCGAGGCACGCGTCCTGATGCTGTCGACCAACAACATCCTCAAGCCGTCCGACGGTCGTCCGGTCACCATGCCCACCCAGGACATGATCATCGGCCTGTACTTCCTGACGCTCGAGCGTT is a window encoding:
- a CDS encoding MCE family protein, producing MSSSGFAQRFAGFSKVLAAVVVVLLIAATLLFLSNGDGKRYLTVDFDQTNSVYKGSDVKILGVPVGKVESLTPRGKVVRVKIAYDGKQKLPADVKAVVVSPSIVGDRFIQLAPAYNGGAVLKDDAYLPVERTAVPVELDAVYQSLDDLSVALGPEGANQQGPLSKLVDGTAAQLDGQGAQVNETLKNFGKLSTTLSNNKDELFGSLREVNEFVSLLKTNDSSVRAFNDSTAQVSTVLEGERDDLAATLEALSKALVDVNGLVKENRSALRGNVDNIASLANVLAKRKDELEKITIAAPTALSNVALAYNGKTGTLDTRADIPEVLSGILGSPTDLLCNLLGETPQQGGLCSTLTGLLDGLGGLVPGIPGVPGLNRTGAASAAPAPPVEKVNSSIAEMLAVQ
- a CDS encoding MCE family protein, with protein sequence MTKIQLVIFAIVTIIGGAFVGGRYAQVDRLVVDRSYPITAQFSDSGGIFAGAQVTYRGIPVGEVAKLQFDNGGVKATLDIENSAPDIPSDVTAIVANKSAIGEQFIDLQPQSDAKPYLASGSVIPLGRTRIPIDTTTLLVDVNNLVTSVDTDNLRTVVDELGQAFEGTGPDLARILDTSSDFIQTADANIDVTRSLIRDSDSVLQTQIDKRGQLATFSKNLALLSDTLVDADPDLRRLLDKGGDSAATLRKVVDENSEDLGNAIRDLVIANKPLADNVLGLQAVFILYPYLLEGSFTALVPNVTGGKETGDYNAKFGLVLTDTTPTCTYAQNGGDASGYRKRLGEGRISDVQFDVNTDCKVKDNKIARQPSKTVLRRSAAGTPSYQGSTATGKDSWKWLLSDPVNQ
- the rpoB gene encoding DNA-directed RNA polymerase subunit beta codes for the protein MAASRTSASVQPRRISFAKIAEPLEVPELLALQTDSFAWLIGDEKWQEGVEAALAAGRTDVSTKSGLEEIFEEISPIEDFSETMSLSFRDHRFEPPKYSVDDCKDRDVTYAAPLFVTAEFMNNETGEIKSQTVFMGDFPLMTDKGTFIINGTERVVVSQLVRSPGVYFERTPDKTSDKDIYTAKVIPSRGAWLEFEIDKRDMVGVRLDRKRKQSVTVLLKALGWTEAQILEEFGQYESIRLTLEKDNTVGQDDALLDIYRKLRPGEPPSREAAQTLLDNYYFNAKRYDTAKVGRYKINKKLGVDEAFDQQTLTIDDIVSTIKYIVALHAGETELETAAGSTIVEADDIDHFGNRRMRSVGELIQNQLRTGLARMERVVRERMTTQDVEAITPQTLINIRPVVAALKEFFGTSQLSQFMDQNNPLAGLTHKRRLSALGPGGLSRERAGYEVRDVHPSHYGRMCPIETPEGPNIGLIGSLASYGRINSFGFVETPYRKVVDGTVTEQIDYLTATDEDRYIVAQANSILTEQSTFAEDMVLVRQKGGEAELRPAADVDYMDVSPRQMVSVATALIPFLEHDDANRALMGSNMQRQAVPLIRNDAPLVGTGMEFRAAVDAGDVTVAKVAGVVNEVSADAIEIMQDDGSYFTYRLAKFKRSNQGTCTNQRPLVAHGQRVEVGTPLADGPCTDEGEMALGTNLLVAFMPWQGHNYEDAIILSQRVVQDDLLTSIHIEEHEVDARDTKLGPEEITRDIPNVSEEMLADLDERGIIRIGAEVGNGDVLVGKVTPKGETELTPEERLLRAIFGEKAREVRDTSLKVPHGESGTVIGVRVFDSAEGDELSPGVNQLVRVYVAQKRKISNGDKLAGRHGNKGVISKINPVEDMPFLEDGTPVDIVLNPLGIPGRMNVGQVLETHLGWVAKTGWDITDMKDEWADRLRAIGADRAPRDSNVATPVFDGAREDEIQGLLASTLPNRDGERMVKRDGKARLFDGRTGEPFPDPVSVGYMYLLKLHHLVDDKIHARSTGPYSMITQQPLGGKAQFGGQRFGEMEVWALEAYGAAYALQELLTIKSDDILGRVKVYEAIVKGENVPEPGIPESFKVLVKEMQSLCLNVEVLSSDGTAVEMRDAEEDLFRAAEELGIDLSRREPSSVEEV
- a CDS encoding MCE family protein, which produces MRRGLRAAALTAAAAVALSGCGFSPYQLPLPGGADVGDDPYSVKIAFRDVLDLVPQSAVRVNDIAVGKVTDIKLDGWTAMVTVKINRNAKLPDNAVATIRQTSLLGEKFVSLAPPTTGAVGVLGNGDEIPLDRSGRNPEIEEVLGAASLLFNGGGLEKTNTIVRELNNALGGNEPEIRELLSTTSEFIGQLDQNKEALLTSLEKVNRLAIAANDQTDSITGALDELPEALRVVNGQRDELVGLLQSLDRLGDVATGVIRTSKADTVADLKALVPTLTNLSRAGDDLATSTQALLSFPFTDGFVGGSVASATGRCQDEGNGQKEIKEGACFGDFANLSVKLNIGVEQLTNILGNFDLGGLLGTPTGSTPSTADIPDVQPTTPQGEPTTDPAADPTAGLRDLVSNLVPGGSGLPDLGLNGGQPSSGATPAPAATTPTKAPAGFLCSLLGSCRAPVANSPSPALSTLLIDPVVAP